The window cgataaactggggtagaaatgaatcgtcaatatttcgaatatttgttcactaatcggactccttgttggacatgaccttctgcagaacacgtggattatgttgactgtcgaaattcgtcgaaattcacaagacaggggcttaataagcggcccaaaactgccgatcacacttggtgggtaatttgtgacccagcgtgacctgtactttattaatgatgtaatctggtcgatgattggcttaatgccggaatacattatcataatgagtctccaattttggagctgacccggactgattaTAGATGGTAGTCAGCAAGCATGGTTACTAATCTAAAACCTGACATGTATTTGGAAACGCTCTGTACTTAATATATTTAGTTGATAGGAAAATACTTTAACACATGGGCACCAATGGTAAAAGTTGAAGCTGTGTTCTGTATGAAAACAGCAGCTGACACAAAAAATGcctaaaattgtttgttttcagaTTATCAATGGTGTAATCCTAGAAGCTCAGGAATTATGTTGCAAAACTCAATGTTGGGTAAAAAATTTATGGTTTCAGAAAACCCGACCTCTACCCTCTTGGAAAATTAATCGTGTATATTCAACCCATTATCTGGCTCTTTCTATGTCGCATGAAGCAAATACAAGCCCATTCCAGGGTAGAATTGAATATATAAATACGGTTGTTTCATGTAAAGAACACATAATCTTCTTTTGAATTGATGTATATTCAGGAGGAGAACAGTTGCAAATAGCTTTCGCTTCCACGTTTTAAGTTTATTCAACCTACCTAGTACCTTTAGGATATGGAAAACAACATTGGCTACATTGCCCAAAATCAGCAAGTTTGAACCCATGCACACACAACCCAACTAAATGTTATGAATATGAGAATTGTTTCCAAATATACTGACAGGTTGCAAAAAAGGTCAACAGTCAACATGTTGATGTAAAACCTGTTGGTGCAGTTGGATATACATTGGAAATAAACTACAATTTCTGCAGAGTTTAAGCATAAATGTACATTCCTGCTTTATTTTTCTGGTTTTCACAAGATAGTCATTACCAGTAAATTGATTTGTAAAGTGGAAACTTTTTGGGTCAAACTCTCCCCAAAACTAAAGAAAGTAAGTTTTTTATCCCGCATCCCCCGTTATTAAGATGTAGATGTAGTATTTCAGACCAATTCTATATCCTTCTTGTACTCATTTTTTTTGCTGTTATGAACATGCATACATTTTATCTCAATGAGATGGTTACTTTACTTTCTATCATCTGAAAATGCAGGTCATGGACCGTTTTCCCActtgtttgaaaaaattgtgaagACTGGTGTGTTTGGGAAAGACATCGCTCGGACTTGGAAGGTGTGTTTTTATGTAGTTCAACATTGAAAGGTATTGGGAATGAGAAATGTTATGTGTATTATTTtatggaggcatcatgggccagtggctagagcactggactcacgatcaaaggatggtgagttcgagccccggcatggctgtggtgttgtgtccttgggcaaggcactttattcctcattgttcTCCACcaccaggagtgatgggtacctggtaggacagaggttgttatgtgtgcgtttagctctgctgcgcttattgctgcacatgtgagctgttgtctgctccccagggagttgagtggtatcatattaggtccagtgaccaggggttaataatattgtaaagcgccttgatcacatctacttgggatatgtgcgctatataagaaccaaatattattattaaatattattatttattgttcttgatttcttgcaattttgtatacatgTGTAAATGCGATcaagttattattattttgtgccCAAATAGCTTATTCTTAGCTCTTCACTTGACCCATTGTCATAGGTACTGTACATGAACCtgtgcatatacatgtaccggtatacctgGATGTATGCACTTCCCATGTGCTCAGCATTCTAGAAACTAAATTGTTTGATgccatttttatcacaactggaagttgtgatatagaggtggtttcaaccggtgtttgatgtcgtccatttccgtaaacgacaaaaagtcaaaaactgctgaacagactgcgttgatatttggtaccgatacatagactggttccaaggttccaattccgaaaaatggagccaaacggagcggaggttatatagttttgggaaatttctaacccccctttttaactaattgattttaggggtctttcatatatgtagttttggaatgtacaccaatcctgcattgtggactgttttatgagttgtggaacagaaatgaggttttgatgaatgttagaaatatgcaggatggctgattcaaagtataagagatttctatgctcttttgggtatcaaaagcaataaaaaaaaaacatatttcatagtttagattctcacttttgagatgaccctaagcatttgttatgtaaacatccttgagtcaatatacagactttgacattcctgagattaagtatccacgacctcacatgttacagtctttcactaccatggtatggcccaaacccattgttatcaatggtgagtgtggacctgtctacaggacattggggtgaacaggttagacaatgccgttacaagttgtaggttagttatcaaggtagcaccagcatagagtcctaagcatgtccatgtgttctcacaggaaattacagggaaaaaaattatttgagaagtttctctcctttaaatagaagtatattacaatttaaacctgtcatggatggattgctctcaaatgatctgaaacacagttattgcccattagcaacaaatctatagcaagatttatgttaagttcatgaacttacacaaggtattagacaaaagatgaccatgactttgctacttttcaacatttatttcattcagatttcctcagcttagtgtataattttgtaatcttaattactgtcaacttagctttactaacttattctaacctcattattcttacactactgttataccttataaccacaaatttcaagagatgcatatatgattgtcacttaataaacaatttacaaatatgtcttctgcttttttctccatatacatatacatgtcccttttctcataaaaatgggcttaaaatcgcaatgtgaaaaatagtctttcagctgtatgttgctcattgacttcgtggtctgtctaattagtccccacggacaccgtccggggacttataggtttggtcatatccgtgtgtgcgtgcctgcgtccgtgtgtgcatccgtccgtctgttcacgcagatatctcagacatgccctggtcaattctttcaaactttgcacaaggatagtaccctaccccatacagatgcacgtcgatttgttcacaatgcgatcaaatttggccatgttagaggactttttagtttacaccaccatagactacaatgtataagtcagctgtctatagaatcccatgtataaggccaagtaaaataaaaatttagtttctcatcatattcatattgcaaaaaggattcagtgacacagtttttagtccccatggatgaagtccagggccttATATATTGGGTCATGtcctccgttcacgcagatatatcaaatattttgacaaaatctcccgtgacctcggtgacctttgacctcaaatatacatatttgtccataactcagtaaccacaagtgctacacccttcatatatggtatgatgggacaccttatgacgccacatattgtacctcattaattatgtgcatatctaattttgagcgagccaatagagctaggtctgatttttggtatatagggatgacttagcaattcaatttttttgacaaaatgtcacatgacctcagtgacatttgacctgaaatatacatatttgtccataactcagtaaccacaagtgctacacccttcatatatggtatgatgggacaccgcatgacgccacatattgtacctcattaattatgagtagtttcacaatgtgccagttgtgatcaagtgccattggcgctatttttattGAAAGACATAATTTTGTCGAAGTTTCATTAATGAAACTTTaaagtgttttctttcaaaatataccGGTAGCATAAAATTCACGGtgtaccatgcaaaatttggtactatagtgacaaattacccaatatatTTACACCAATTAACTCTTGAAAATCATAATaactgccatccctgtgttaactgctttggtaaaaatgtttttttatctcAACAAAAGTATGCTTGGACATTTAaattactccatgagcttcatcaatatgagcccctacaagtgataCACCAAAACAGTATCATCCTTGAGGCACATTCTATGTTGATCAAAAGGAAACAATTCAATTGAAAGGATTGTGGTATTCCTGATACTAATCCATGATTCGCTTTCCTTGATAGCATGAGTTGGcatccatcaaaatttttgacctGATGATAGAAAAGTACAAATTACTTGAGCATTTCTCATCATGTGGATATACCGGAGGCAATGAAATGACAATGGATGAGATTCATTTAGTCAAGGAAATGATTTATGGACCACTGGAGAAAAGTTCAACTGGGAGTAATAGCTACGAGAAGGTGAGAGGAATTGTGAAATTCATgggatatttaagcaataaagcacacccagcgacgtcataccacgagattttgaccagttaatGACATATGTGTGCCAGCCATAGAGAGTgcataattacatgtatatgaagTAAATTGGTCACaattgagtggtataccatcactgggtgtgatttattgctattatatcataacagtatattgaaaatcTGGCGTGGAAATCAAAAACGGAATTTTACCCAAGCCAAGAGCTCGAGCATCTCAACCagtcagatcactgtatttgtgccaccaatatactggtatgatataatttacaATATCCTATTTTCATCTTTGAACACTTTTTTAACGTTGAAACTAATGTCGATCACCCCTATGATGATTTATATGTGTGTAAACTAATGGCACTGAATAGGTATACTTTTTACAGGGTTCTTCCAGCACATGGAGGGACTTTTGACTATAGTTCTTTTAaagtcaatttgcatattttatcattatAAAATAAGTATTAAACAATAAGAGATTCATATAGTTAAGCCATATTCAAATCAATGTGAAACATGTCTTGACTTCTGTTAATGTTGGAATGAAGTAGATATTCCATACCAACTCTTAAATGACCACAGTGACCATCCCCCTTGTTCAttcttttggtaaaaaatttttttttaattcaacaaaagtaaaaaggcgaaaacttcaatttctgaattttcatgACTATTTCCATCCAATTTGGCCTGGAAACATGCTGCATGCTTTCATTGTGTAAGAAAACTCAAATGAATTACATATAGACAAACATGCTCacttcttgttttttttctctgtgaCTGAACATTAAGGCAACCAAATATCAGTCTCCACTTCCAGCAGATAAATACTTCCTCTATGAGGTAAGTGTCAacaacatacaaacaaaaatcTGCAGATATCTTTCCATTTTTGTATcaaaatccccccccccccccccccccacaaagcCATCAACCAAATAGTTGTAACTCAACCTTAGACTGCTGTTTGCATTTTGCAAGCGTCTGACCGTAAGTGAAAACCCAGTTATCCATACCAGTGTTCAGTCTGACCCATTTTTTCATTCAGCATTTTGGAAACATTGTAGAAAGGCTCTTTATTAAAGTTTTTTACTAATATTtaacttctgtatatttttatgtatctctttattttttcttttgagcATTTATGGCCTGAattaaagattaataataataatagtaggGTTCTGCACAGACACTTTAGCTATTGATTGATTCAACAATGGAGGAACCATATTGTAACCATAGTTCCTGTGACACTTAACTCAGATGCCCCTTGGCAGACCAAAACAACCATGATATCAAGGGGCAGAAGGAATCTTATCATTGTTCCAAAGTAATGTATTATGTTCCCATCTCACTCCTTTGGCAACAACACAGTGACAATACAATGTCATGAGGTCAACAGTAATTTTTGAACATTTATACCTTTGCCTTCAGGATGCctgataatttttgtttttcagattgtaTCCAATCACACAAGTGGAGTGGATGTTGATAAATGGGAATACTTTGCTAGAGATTGCTATCACCTTGGCATTGCCAACAACTTCAGCTATGATCGCTTTATAGAATTCTCCAAAGCACTGGTAACTGATAAAAAGTCCGGCAAGAGGCAGATATGTCTGCGAGATAAGGTTTGAACATTATACAGCTAAATTAGCCGTAATTTATTTATGCCATATTTttagtaatttttgttttctttatgaaATATCACTGTTCTACCGTCCTCCCTaaatcacatcaaaatgccTAGAAAGGAgactggtgacaattttttagttgacgatttcaataaatgcaccataatatttttgtatgtaatatgtagtatttaagcaataaaacacacccagcgatggtattcCACAAGATTTTAACgtgttcatgacatatatgcacgagcgatagcgagtgcatatatgaagtgaactggtcaaaatctcgtagtataccatcgctgggtgtgatttattgctattatatcataacagtatattgaaagtcTGGTATGGGACATCATAAATGgagttttgctcaagctgagagctcgtgtgtatgccagccgtggtatatcgccaatataccatggttcttttcgcgtctcgactaATTAaaatcgctgtatttgcaccatcaatatactggtatgatataattctcAATATAGAAGTACAAACAGCTCATTCTGTTTTTTGGAACCAAAAGAGATTTTTAgggaatatttttgaatttgcCTGACATTGGATAACAagcatactggtatgatatcaCTCAAACTTTTTCTTCGTTTCAGGAAGATCACAATGTCTATGAAATGTTTCATACACGGTACCGTTTGTACAGACAGGCATATTACCATGCTGTAACTCTAGGAACAGAAGCCATGTAAGTTGTCTCGTtctaaattttgtcaaaatgaactTCCCAGTTGCAAAATTATCAGTGACAGCTTGTTTTTGTGTCAACAAACTGAACATTAAATATCTTCCTCTAAATTTCTCAACGTATCAATTTACTGTGACTATGTATCATCATCCTCTATGATgagtatatttgaaaatattcgtTGTAGTACTGTTTTGTTACAGCTCCATTAGGTATACTCACTAGGCTCCAGTATTTTTGATCAGTCCTTCATATTAAATTCTCATGTTAAACTTGTCAACACATGTGTGCATATaaaattgtttacaaataaatgttaGTCCATTTCATTTGCCAACAATATCATCACATTGTgcacaatgaaaattgaatgaaaatattatcagttGTTAAAACTGATGTTCCTTCAATGGAAGATCAATACAGTGGACACAACATCAGAAAGTTTTGGCACATACCTGCATATGATCCTGATATCATAATAATACCAATGTGTGCTTGGTTCTTAGGATCACAGATATCATTGCAGCTGCTGCAGATCACTTTGAAGTTAGACCTGGAAAGCCAGGGTAAGTTTATCTATGTTGAATTTACCTAGATTGATTTAGTTTGGATTCTAGATTGGTCTAACTTGaataaaagttttgttttgttgaagtGATCCACATGGAGATAAGCTGAGCTCTGGTGAGATCGATTTTGTTTAATAGAACTTGACAAGTCATTGAAGAGATTCAAGCATATCTACAGAAATTGAGGCAGTTACAGGGTGATGCCATTAGATGTCTTTAGAAAGATGTGACACTTTCTCACGTCAGTACATCAGGGTGTTTTCAGTCTATGAATGCACTGTTCAGAATTGGATATAAATTCTATCTTGATTTTCATGGAAGGTGAAGTGGTCATAATGCCTGCAAAACAGCTTTGTAGAGTACAGATTGGTATTTTTTCAGTCAAGCAAAAGCAAATCTTTTCCAACTTTCACTTgatgcaatatatatattattttttgataatctGTCTTCATTGATCTCTATGAAATTCATTCAAAGGGCTAATCCAGAAAGTTATAGGATAAAGTCGGCTTTTGATGACATGGAGACATACTTGCTGTTAGATGATACCATACTACAGCTGATCTGCCATGATGCTCAAAGAAATCCAAATTTAGAATCAGCTGTTCAGCTGTACAATCGGTTGCTGGAGAGGGATATATATAAAGTGATGAAAAAAATAGTCATACCAGCAAATAGAAACATTCCAGATAAGGTAAGTATGTTGTAAACTAATTGTACAGTACGTCCATTTGAAGCATGAGAATTACAcataattttcatgtttatttcatgaatgtaaatagataaatagatactaCTATTCAGTTGTACTCCCTGACATTAATAAAGCTATACCAAATTTGTATTCTATTGAAAGAAAAGTTTCATGTGATATGACACTTCCACAGTCCTTCATTTGTCCGAATACTAGTCTGTTTTTCAAGTAACGGGATTGTGTACATAAGATGATttggttttattttgaatttgaaatatctttgTCATGGTCTTTTCATAAGGACTGCTGTTCAACAATAGTTACCTTGGCCAGTGCCAAAGCATTTATTTAGCCACTTGCCTTTAATGATACAAAGATATAGAACACCACACCATAGTCAAAGAGGGACTGATTTGCTTTTCCTTATGTTATTCCACTTTCAAATCCTATTGGTTAATCATCTGCCAGTATGCATGTATCTCATGGTGTGATATTTCACTGTTTGACAACTCTAAAGATTTCAATGTGCCATTTACAAAATTCCCATTTCTGACGAGGATTAAGGAATTGTAATAAGTGCAAACATCTCAGTTCTTCATCCAATGACAGGTGATATTGTAAATTGCTTGACTGTTCAACCCATTCAACCACAGAGTGTTACAAGAATATTGTAAGGTTTCAGTGTCAGTACTATTATACTATGTTGCTGTTCCATGCTTATGCTTACAGGCTGTTCTAGACTTGAATGACATTATCACTGCAGGTGGCAATGTGGTAGAACACTTGAAAGTTGAACACCTGTATTTTAAGGTAATaccagtttgatgaagtaaTCAATGAGTTTATAGATCTCTGGCCAATGTGCAAGATTACTAACTGACACCAGATACATGATATTAGATGTGCATGGCATGATTTGAACTACATGTAATATGTCAAAATgattccatggtgatgaaaggagAAGAAATCTACATTGTTACTTTCACCTTATTTTCTATCACATCAAATCTTTGTATAGGAATAGTCTATTACAACTTGTTCTATGCCATTAGTACACGTAATCACTTCATGTAGTCATCCCAACAATACATATAGTTGTATTGTTGTTGTACAAACAATGAAACTTCCATAGCTTGACACTTACACATGCCTGACCTATGGTGTGAGTCTTCCATAATaacaatataatatttttgtgagCAATGAACTTACTGCTTTCAATATTTGCATGTATTTGTATGATTATGACTGTTACAATGATGATATTTACATTTCCCTGGCAAAGTGTTGTATGACCTATGGATCTGTCAATTTTTACTGGTAGTGTTTTCAGGCTGAaaagtttacttttctttactgaaaattttgccatttgaaGAGCCATGAAAGATGAAATGTCTTCAAGTTCAATGTTAAACAGACAGTGTGTGCTATCTAGATGATTCTCTCCTTCTCATTGACATGTTGGTGTACAATAGCATCCATTAATCGACACTGCATTGTTTTGTAGAACTTCTTGCAACCAGATGTCCCAAATAGAGGATTTCATGAATGTGCCCTCTCCAAAATGTAAATGGACTTCAACATACCTACATAGAATCCAAGCACAACAAAGTAAAGTGTCCgttaatgaatattttttacttACCCCTCAATTCATTTCTTTTGtctcagcttgtcaaatacAATTATGGTAAGAAAGAAGAAAATCCTGTCGATGATGTTTACTTTTACTCCAAGGATAATGAAAAGGAACCATTTACTACAACCAGGGAAAAGGTATGTGTATCCTTGCTCTGTAATGATGATCTCTGTCAACCAGTCTCTATTCatgtataaatacatgtacatgtaccctcACTGTACAAAGAATGTGTACATGAATAGTGCAAAATTCATGACTAATATTGATTGATgatttaatgattttcaaatgacaccaatgcaaaatttgggTTTACATTAGCGAACTCAGATTAGTGAACAAACTTTGCTTCGATCAATGGTCAGTTGAAGCAGTTTTTCATCAAGATTCTTTGAAAATCATCTTctctgtgaaaattaaaatcgtCTATGCAAATCTAAGCATTGTTTGGAACCACATCTGTCATGTCACGAAGAGTGGTTTTATCACTTAGATTCAGtttttgtacatatatatatatatatatatatatatatatatatatatatatatatatatatatatatatatatatatatatatatatacagtgttttgcccaggaattgtaaaggtgggacacagtgtcccatgATTGTCAAAATAGGGGGACACTGAGTTACAATAGGGGTCAATGTGTGAGCGAAGAACGCAAAGCAAAGTAAAGTCACCAAGGCAGAAAGGTatacattcattttaaaattaatattgcTGGACGTCTCCTATAATGGTTTGTGGCAAAGTCATTTTAACTGGTTGTATTTACAGTTTCGAATTGTAAAaaaagacatcatcatgataaaatcaatttcatgcgCATGGTGATTCTTGCCAGTGACTGCATTAcatgtgtttaacagaaataaagaagATGTTTCATTACGCTTATGACTCCAGAACTAGAAGTGGTTGAAGACAATAGTTTGATGCACATTGTAACCTGGGTTTTTATCATTACTGCTATAAAGTTCTCttcttttttataattgctccaatgactgacaattttccctgaaaattgcaaaaaataaagtttgaaaacacaaatatctGAGAGAACTCCTTGATCCTCATGATAGCAATAGCACATTGCCATaaagctgttttgacaagctaggtggtTCTTGTTAAGATCAGCTACAAttgagctagggggtcttgactatataaggaattcagcatggtgacctcgATCTCTCTGGCCTGCAGACGATCGGAGAGTTGTATGAGATTCCTTCTGGGGAAATTTAAggcaaattactactttgaaagtcagggatatagtgtttcaacaaaattgtggggttgatgatatttttaggtgaag of the Ptychodera flava strain L36383 chromosome 20, AS_Pfla_20210202, whole genome shotgun sequence genome contains:
- the LOC139120703 gene encoding deoxynucleoside triphosphate triphosphohydrolase SAMHD1-like — encoded protein: MSLKQPGKPKAFNDPIHGLIQLDWVYVRIIDTTEFQRLRNIKQLGTAHLVYPSAIHTRFEHSIGTCHLALKLVHHLQKDESLKISKKDQLCVGLAALLHDIGHGPFSHLFEKIVKTGVFGKDIARTWKHELASIKIFDLMIEKYKLLEHFSSCGYTGGNEMTMDEIHLVKEMIYGPLEKSSTGSNSYEKATKYQSPLPADKYFLYEIVSNHTSGVDVDKWEYFARDCYHLGIANNFSYDRFIEFSKALVTDKKSGKRQICLRDKEDHNVYEMFHTRYRLYRQAYYHAVTLGTEAMITDIIAAAADHFEVRPGKPGANPESYRIKSAFDDMETYLLLDDTILQLICHDAQRNPNLESAVQLYNRLLERDIYKVMKKIVIPANRNIPDKAVLDLNDIITAGGNVVEHLKVEHLYFKLVKYNYGKKEENPVDDVYFYSKDNEKEPFTTTREKVSHLLPYTFEERHLLIL